In the Candidatus Dependentiae bacterium genome, TCAACGCCGGTTACCGTTGATTTGAAGGTGTCTTTAAACCCAACAATTTCAACTTCGCCACCAACTTTAACAATTCCAGTCTCAATTCGACCTGTTACTACAGTTCCACGACCTGAAATTGAGAAAACGTCTTCGACAGGCATCAAAAATGGCTTGTCCGTTTCTCGTGCAGGTGTTGGAATGTAGCTATCAACTGCTTCCATCAATTTGAAAATTGCAGGTTTTCCAATTGCGCTTTCATCGCCGCTCAAAGCTTTAGTAGCAGAACCACGAACGATTGGAATTTCTGTTCCAGGGAACCCATACTTACTAAGAAGTTCTCTAATTTCTTCTTCAACAAGTTCAATCATTCCCTCATCATCAACCATGTCGACTTTGTTTAAGAAAACGACAAGTGAAGGAACACCAACTTGGTGAGCAAGCAAGATATGCTCTCTTGTTTGAGGCATAGCACCATCAGCTGCAGATACAACCAAAATTGCGCCGTCCATTTGAGCAGCACCGGTGATCATGTTTTTAACATAGTCAGCGTGACCAGGACAGTCAACGTGAGCATAATGTCGATTTTTTGTTTCATACTCAACGTGAGTTGCTGCAATGGTAATACCACGAGCACGCTCCTCAGGAGATTTATCAATTTGATCATAACTCTTGAATTGAGCCATTCCCATCTCTGAGAGTGTTTTGGTGATTGCCGCAGTCAATGTCGTTTTACCATGGTCAACGTGACCAATTGTTCCTACGTTACAATGCGGCTTAGTTCGCTCAAATACGCCTTTTGCCATTCCCGTATCCTTTCAGACACTAAATTCACTATACTATTATTTTTTACCAACAATATTTTCTTCGATATTTTTCGGCACTTCTCT is a window encoding:
- the tuf gene encoding elongation factor Tu: MAKGVFERTKPHCNVGTIGHVDHGKTTLTAAITKTLSEMGMAQFKSYDQIDKSPEERARGITIAATHVEYETKNRHYAHVDCPGHADYVKNMITGAAQMDGAILVVSAADGAMPQTREHILLAHQVGVPSLVVFLNKVDMVDDEGMIELVEEEIRELLSKYGFPGTEIPIVRGSATKALSGDESAIGKPAIFKLMEAVDSYIPTPARETDKPFLMPVEDVFSISGRGTVVTGRIETGIVKVGGEVEIVGFKDTFKSTVTGVEMFNKEMKEGQAGDNVGLLIRGLKKEDVERGQVLCAPGSIKPHKKFKCQILVLKKEEGGRHSPFFSGYRPQFYFRTTDVTGSITLPAGREMVMPGDDVEVSVELVSKVAMDKGLKFAVREGGRTIGAGVVTEIIE